The Miscanthus floridulus cultivar M001 chromosome 7, ASM1932011v1, whole genome shotgun sequence genome includes a region encoding these proteins:
- the LOC136467611 gene encoding uncharacterized protein encodes MEDYPEELRTPPVSLVSIVGCPELHPSISAALSSQQPPMNTLALPDFAKASILARSGKPRGPLAPPQPPAGILKKDWLLKHRTRVPVAVAALFRADQVSGDPAQWLQACSDLENLKSAIQGKNTKLVVVLVQDQASDELSEDVTVALRKRAEIDSKHLVVLVEHDESEWNRSLNKLKNVFAELCAAFYKEEGRRIKARIEKTNFASVELSIRYCFKVAIYAEFRRDWPEALKFYKEGVRVLREMIGTSTRLPPTQRLVEIKAVAEQFHFKISTLLLHAGKVVEAITWFCKHIRSYERVVGTPEVAFLHWEWFSRQFLVFGELIETTCTTIPDTLSPRFGTADNALTEWEFQPAYYYQLAATYLREKRYAIECSSSMANLTTEANGVPESVMPSVYVGQYVRLFEQGDTVSVLPLSDTEYTSYALSEAERFQDSYEIIALFRKAYESFQSLGATRMASACSGGMAIEYYAAGDFSNAKQLFDSVAGLYRQEGWTTLLWENLGYLRECSMKLNSPKGFISYSLEMAALPLFSGSGEENREKKIKSGPAGSPTISRRENIQQEVINVLERKQSSEGTDDGFNNAMEEVTHLDIDQISPLRMVLTASVAFHDQSVKPGSPLLVSVSLLSHLPSPVVVDQLEVQFNQSDCNFVIHSTREDSPPSDSNLHDQVVQDTSLTLFTNRWMRLTHEVKSGQSGKLECLSVKATINKHLVICCHAESPASMEDFLLWKFENQVETLPTKDTALAFSGQKLIQVEEPDAQVDLVLNSAGPALVGELFTVPVTIESKGHAVHSGELKINLVDARGGGLLLSPREAEDSESHHVELLGVSTVSEDKESKEEADSIRKIQYSFGVVSVPTLSVGDSWSCKLEIKWHRAKSVMLYVSLGYSLGSSEEEALHRLNIHRSLQIEGQIPLLVSHQFLRPFRREPLLLSGIRSLGSDDKKCSLAMNESNMLIVTARNCTDVPLCLHSMTIQPDGDGEQLCSVQQISGISNGHGVVAPSEEYKGIFSVNPRAISTNFNLGEICLNWSRDSSLGEDQDRLIIMKEQLPEVSIEEPPLVVGMECPPYAILGIPFTIYVKIHNSTSLLQEIKYSLVDSQNFVFSGAHNHAAFILPKLEHTVSHKLVPLGSGSQQLPKITVSSVRYSAALTPSASAATVFVYPSEPKFNLETSHSTSDEIVS; translated from the exons ATGGAGGACTACCCGGAGGAGCTGCGGACGCCGCCGGTGTCGCTCGTGTCCATCGTGGGGTGCCCAGAGCTGCACCCCTCGATCTCGGCGGCACTCAGCTCCCAGCAGCCGCCCATGAACACACTGGCCCTCCCGGACTTCGCCAAGGCCTCCATCCTGGCCCGCAGCGGTAAGCCCCGCGGCCCTCTCGCACCGCCGCAACCCCCCGCGGGAATCCTCAAGAAGGACTGGCTCCTTAAGCATCGCACCCGCGTCCCGGTCGCCGTCGCTGCGCTGTTCCGTGCCGACCAGGTCTCCGGCGACCCCGCCCAGTGGCTCCAGGCCTGCTCCGATCTCGAAAACCTCAA GTCTGCAATTCAGGGGAAAAACACTAAATTAGTGGTGGTCCTTGTGCAGGATCAAGCTAGTG ATGAGCTGAGTGAGGATGTAACTGTTGCCTTGAGGAAACGTGCAGAAATCGATTCCAAGCACTTGGTTGTGTTGGTTGAGCACGATGAATCAGAATGGAACAGATCTCTGAACAA ATTGAAGAATGTGTTTGCGGAGTTATGTGCAGCATTCTATAAAGAGGAAGGGCGAAGGATAAAGGCTCGCATTGAGAAAACAAACTTTGCTTCTGTCGAGCTGAGCATCCGGTACTGCTTCAAG GTTGCTATTTATGCGGAGTTTAGAAGGGATTGGCCAGAAGCATTGAAGTTCTATAAGGAaggtgttcgtgttttgcgtgAG ATGATTGGAACTTCGACAAGGTTGCCTCCAACCCAACGCCTAGTTGAGATAAAAGCAGTTGCCGAGCAATTTCACTTTAAGATATCAACCTTGCTACTTCATGCTGGGAAAGTGGTAGAAGCAATCACATGGTTCTGTAAGCATATCAGAAGCTATGAACGGGTTGTTGGAACACCAGAAGTTGCTTTTCTTCACTGGGAGTGGTTTAGCAGGCAGTTCCTCGTCTTTGGTGAGCTGATAGAAACAACATGTACAACTATTCCAGATACATTATCTCCTCGATTTGGCACTGCAGACAATGCATTGACTGAGTGGGAATTTCAGCCAGCATACTACTATCAG TTAGCGGCAACTTACTTGAGAGAGAAGAGGTATGCCATCGAATGCTCATCATCAATGGCTAACCTTACAACAGAAGCTAATGGAGTACCTGAGTCAGTAATGCCTTCTGTATATGTTGGCCAATATGTCCGCTTGTTTGAGCAAGGAGATACAGTTAGTGTACTACC CCTTTCTGATACTGAATACACCAGCTATGCTTTGTCAGAAGCTGAAAGGTTTCAAGATTCTTATGAGATAATAGCATTGTTCAGAAAAGCTTATGAATCATTTCAGAGCCTAGGTGCTACAAGAATGGCTTCTGCCTGTAGCGGTGGAATGGCCATAGAATATTACGCAGCTGGGGATTTTAGCAATGCAAAACAGCTTTTTGATAGTGTTGCTGGTCTATACCGCCAAGAGGGTTGGACCACTTTGCTCTGGGAGAACCTAGGATACTTGAGAGAGTGCTCAATGAAACTTAATTCTCCAAAGGGTTTTATCAGTTATTCTCTAGAGATGGCTGCATTACCATTATTTTCTGGTAGTGGAGAGGAGaatcgagaaaaaaaaattaagagCGGGCCTGCAGGTTCCCCTACCATTTCCAGGAGAGAGAATATACAGCAGGAAGTTATTAATGTTTTAGAAAGAAAACAGTCATCAGAAGGAACCGATGATGGATTTAATAATGCAATGGAAGAAGTTACTCACCTTGATATTGATCAGATAAGTCCGCTAAGAATGGTGCTTACTGCATCTGTTGCTTTTCATGATCAATCTGTAAAACCTGGTTCACCTCTGCTTGTCAGCGTGTCACTCTTATCTCATCTTCCTTCTCCAGTTGTGGTTGATCAGTTGGAGGTTCAGTTCAATCAATCTGACTGTAACTTTGTGATACATAGTACACGGGAAGATTCTCCTCCTTCAGATTCAAATTTGCATGACCAAGTTGTTCAAGATACTTCTCTTACACTCTTCACCAATAGATGGATGCGGTTGACACATGAAGTAAAATCAG GACAGAGTGGAAAGCTAGAATGTTTGTCTGTGAAGGCGACAATAAACAAACACCTTGTGATTTGCTGCCATGCTGAAAGCCCTGCTTCCATGGAAGACTTCCTATTATGGAAATTTGAGAACCAAGTGGAGACACTGCCCACAAAGGACACTGCTCTTGCCTTTTCTGGACAGAAACTTATTCAAGTTGAAGAGCCAGATGCTCAAGTTGACCTTGTCTTAAATTCTGCTGGCCCTGCTTTAGTTGGAGAGTTATTTACTGTACCAGTGACCATAGAGTCAAAAGGGCATGCAGTCCATTCTGGTGAGCTGAAAATTAACCTCGTTGATGCCAGAGGTGGTGGTCTGTTGTTGAGTCCGAGGGAAGCAGAAGACTCTGAAAGTCATCATGTTGAACTTCTTGGTGTCTCAACTGTGTCCGAGGATAAAGAGTCAAAGGAAGAGGCTGATAGCATAAGAAAGATCCAGTATTCATTTGGGGTTGTATCTGTTCCCACATTGAGTGTGGGTGATTCCTGGTCATGCAAATTAGAAATCAAATGGCATCGAGCAAAATCAGTCATGCTTTATGTTTCACTTGGTTACTCCCTaggctcaagtgaagaagaagcatTGCACCGGCTTAACATACATAGAAGCTTGCAAATTGAAGGGCAGATCCCCTTATTAGTTAGTCACCAGTTTTTGAGACCATTTAGGCGAGAACCGTTGTTGCTATCAGGGATCAGGTCCTTAGGAAGTGATGATAAAAAATGTTCTCTTGCTATGAATGAGTCTAACATGCTTATTGTGACTGCTAGAAACTGCACTGATGTGCCTTTGTGTTTGCATTCAATGACCATTCAACCTGATGGTGATGGAGAGCAGCTCTGTTCAGTGCAACAGATCAGTGGAATTTCCAATGGTCATGGAGTTGTTGCTCCTAGTGAGGAATACAAAGGAATATTTTCGGTCAATCCACGGGCTATCAGTACAAACTTCAATCTAGGTGAAATTTGCCTGAATTGGTCAAGAGATTCAAGCCTTGGTGAGGATCAAGATAGGCTTATTATTATGAAAGAACAATTACCTGAGGTCAGCATTGAGGAGCCGCCGCTTGTTGTGGGCATGGAGTGCCCTCCCTATGCAATCCTTGGAATCCCTTTCACTATCTATGTGAAGATTCACAACTCAACGTCTTTGCTTCAGGAAATCAAGTACTCCCTTGTTGATTCCCAGAATTTCGTTTTTTCTGGTGCTCACAATCATGCTGCTTTCATTCTGCCGAAATTAGAGCACACTGTTAGTCATAAGCTTGTACCGCTTGGTTCCGGCTCTCAACAGTTGCCAAAGATCACAGTGTCTTCGGTGCGGTATTCTGCTGCATTGACTCCTTCAGCCTCAGCAGCGACTGTCTTTGTGTATCCCAGTGAGCCTAAATTCAACTTGGAAACTAGCCATTCAACATCCGATGAGATCGTGAGTTGA